The Streptomyces cathayae DNA segment TCGGCGACGGGGGGCCGGGGCGACGCCCCCGATCTCGTACGACTGGTGAGCACGGTGGCCACTCAGTGCCACCGCGTTCGACTGCTGCGCGCCTGCGACCGGCCGCCGGCCGGCATGCGCGAGGCCGGTCGAACCGACGCTCAGCCGTTCGCCCGCTCGTAGGCCTCGCGAATGGCCGCGGGTACACGGCCGCGGTCGTTGACCTCGTGGCCGTTCGCCTTCGCCCAGGCGCGGATCGCCGCGGTGTCCTGGTTGCCGGCGGAAGAGGCGCGGGCCTTTCCACGCCCGCCCGAAGCACGGCCTCCCGTCCGACGGCCGCCCTTCACGTAAGGCTCGAGAAGGCCGCGGAGCTTGTCCGCATTGGCGGTGGTGAGATCGATCTCGTATGTCTTGCCGTCCAACGCGAACGTCACGGTCTCGTCCGCCTCGCCGCCGTCGAGGTCGTCGACAAGAAGGACCTGAACCTTCTGTGCCACCGGATTTCCTTTCATCGACAACTTGAGGACCGGGATGTACCGGCATCCGCCGTATCGCCGTCCCCTTGTTATATGAACTACTGCAGTACCTCGGAAAGCAAACCGCTTTTGACGAAAAAACACAAACCCCGGGGAGAGGTCCGTCGCCGTCCGACGGCCCGGAAACGTGCGCGTTTCGGACATAGGGAACGAGGTCAAGGCACGATGCGGAATACGTCTTGGCGTTGTGCGCGGGGCCCTCCGCCGCATGGCATCGGGCACGGAACACGGGCCCGGAACGGCGACGATCACAGATGCAGAAGCATGCGGCTGTTGCCCAGGGTGTTCGGTTTCACTCGTTCGAGACCAAGGAACTCCGCGACTCCCTCGTCATAGGAACGCAGCAGCTCGGCGTACACATCGGTGTCGACCGGCGTCTCACCGATCTC contains these protein-coding regions:
- a CDS encoding histone-like nucleoid-structuring protein Lsr2; the encoded protein is MAQKVQVLLVDDLDGGEADETVTFALDGKTYEIDLTTANADKLRGLLEPYVKGGRRTGGRASGGRGKARASSAGNQDTAAIRAWAKANGHEVNDRGRVPAAIREAYERANG